Proteins co-encoded in one Chroicocephalus ridibundus chromosome 6, bChrRid1.1, whole genome shotgun sequence genomic window:
- the LOC134517170 gene encoding large ribosomal subunit protein mL44-like, with translation MAARLLWRESRRLLAGARAGLRLSTAPSREKKRWLRAYLEQQRLEAPPQRRSEKPNWDYHAEIQAFSHRLHENFSFDLLKTAFVNSCYIESEEAKRRELGIEKEMVALNLQDNSKLAEQGMSFSRSYLTQCFEGAYPDLPAKGVGALVDFLTSQELVSYVAQNLSVQDLTLCREFPVPPDVLQRTFFAVIGALLDSSGPEKTGIFVRDFFIPQLIGKDLFEIWEVVNPMGLLVEELTKRNISSPEPRITRQLGVSTVLPLYFVGLYCDKKIIAEGPGETLLAAEEEAARVALRKLYGYTENRRPWDYSKPTQGLAAEKAVSSN, from the exons ATGGCCGCACGGCTGCTCTGGCGGGAGTCGAGGCGGCTGCTggccggggccagggccgggCTCAGGCTCAGCACCGCGCCGAGCCGCGAGAAGAAGCGGTGGCTGCGCGCCTACCTTGAGCAGCAGCGGCTGGAGGCGCCCCCTCAGCGGCG GTCGGAGAAGCCCAACTGGGATTACCATGCAGAGATACAGGCTTTTAGCCACCGGCTGcatgaaaacttttcttttgatCTCCTCAAGACTGCATTTGTTAATTCTTGTTATATTGAAAGCGAAGAGGCAAAACGGCGAGAACTTGGGATAGAGAAAGAAATGGTTGCTCTTAATCTACAAGACAATAGCAAACTCGCTGAGCAAGGGATGTCTTTTTCGCGCTCTTACCTGACGCAGTGTTTCGAAGGTGCCTACCCAGATTTACCTGCAAAGGGGGTAGGAGCACTTGTTGATTTTCTTACCAGTCAGGAACTTGTTTCTTATGTGGCTCAAAACCTGTCTGTACAGGACCTGACACTTTGCAGAGAGTTTCCCGTCCCACCAGATGTGCTACAGAGGACGTTCTTTGCTGTGATAGGAGCCTTGCTCGACAGCAGCGGGCCTGAGAAAACGGGGATCTTTGTCAGG gaTTTTTTCATTCCCCAGCTGATTGGAAAAGACCTGTTTGAGATCTGGGAAGTTGTAAATCCTATGGGCTTACTAGTGGAAGAACTGACCAAGAGGAATATCTCTTCTCCAGAACCAAGAATTACCAGGCAGTTGGGAGTCAGCACAGTTCTGCCACTGTACTTTGTTGGGTTGTACTG cgaTAAGAAGATTATAGCTGAAGGTCCTGGAGAAACGCTGCttgctgcagaggaagaagctgcCCGCGTGGCACTGCGGAAGCTCTATGGGTATACAGAGAACAGGAGACCTTGGGATTACTCAAAACCCACACAAGGGTTGGCAGCTGAGAAGGCTGTCAGCAGTAACTAG